A single window of Pontiella agarivorans DNA harbors:
- a CDS encoding tyrosine recombinase, which translates to MIDPCVKHFIQYLEAEKNASEHTISNYLIDIRQFCEIVWGEEATAPFKWKSADRFSARKFLVFFQKLEMAPTTTGRKLSALRSFYKFLLREEYVDQNPFSGLNLPKKGNYLPQILSVDEVGRLLDAPVQFDEQQTGSSNPKVKIWREYMVARDSAILEMLYSTGMRINELVQLPEESVDLLSGVARVRGKGKKERLCPLGAPATRTLMKNLELRENVWLLEGKKNVRSPVFLNKNGGPITARSIERMMKKYVLFCGLNAELTPHSLRHSFATHLLDAGADLRSVQELLGHASLSTTQIYTHVSVERLKEVYQLAHPRA; encoded by the coding sequence ATGATCGACCCGTGTGTTAAACATTTTATCCAGTATCTGGAGGCGGAAAAAAATGCCTCGGAGCACACGATCAGCAATTATCTCATCGATATCCGGCAGTTCTGTGAAATTGTCTGGGGCGAGGAGGCGACGGCACCTTTCAAGTGGAAGAGTGCGGATCGGTTTTCCGCGCGTAAATTTCTGGTCTTTTTTCAGAAGCTGGAAATGGCACCAACCACGACAGGCCGAAAGCTTTCCGCCCTGCGATCATTTTATAAGTTCCTGTTGCGGGAGGAGTATGTGGATCAGAATCCTTTCAGTGGTCTCAACTTGCCCAAGAAGGGAAACTATCTGCCGCAGATTCTATCCGTGGATGAAGTGGGCCGTCTGCTGGATGCGCCGGTTCAATTTGATGAGCAGCAGACTGGTTCTTCAAACCCGAAAGTGAAGATCTGGCGCGAATATATGGTGGCGCGCGATTCCGCGATTCTGGAAATGCTCTATTCCACCGGAATGCGTATCAACGAACTCGTTCAGTTACCGGAAGAAAGTGTGGATTTACTTTCGGGTGTCGCGCGTGTGCGGGGAAAAGGGAAGAAGGAGCGGCTCTGTCCGCTGGGCGCGCCGGCAACGCGCACGCTGATGAAAAATCTCGAATTGCGGGAGAATGTGTGGTTGCTCGAAGGAAAAAAGAATGTGCGCAGCCCGGTTTTTCTGAATAAAAACGGCGGACCGATTACGGCGCGGTCGATTGAACGCATGATGAAGAAATATGTGCTGTTTTGCGGGCTCAACGCCGAGCTGACCCCGCACAGTCTTCGGCACAGTTTTGCGACCCACCTGCTGGATGCCGGCGCGGACCTGCGCAGTGTGCAGGAGTTGCTCGGTCATGCCTCGCTCTCTACGACCCAGATCTACACGCACGTTTCCGTCGAGCGCCTCAAAGAGGTTTACCAGCTGGCTCATCCTCGCGCCTGA
- a CDS encoding serine/threonine protein kinase: protein MDSDYKDLGEEFATRWRALGDFFDPANCTFDPGEQRDLNPILEGLKRESKHYTEPVFVCEGGEKQIFKVRDLRTDRLVAMAKPLKRASDSDKEQFLREARLTACLQHPNIMSIYDQGIDEEGVPYFTMEFVPGDNLKEIVEKLVGRDPEYVKRYPRERLLEIFIKICDAVSYAHSRGVVHLDVKPANIKVGPFGEAVLCDWGLSKILSNGFDEEGIDGGRADDLPNSDLLNDLTPSGTVKGTPGFIAPEQVDGSAVISEQTDVYALGAVLYFILAYSPPISGGSFHDILRKTVKGELTPLSKSASGRFIPKGLDAVAMKALELKLADRYGSVRELREELDRFLLGFATEAQHAGWLDRTVLLFKRRPVVFRVIGISCVLLVLVLIFSFARVVHVKQLAVAAREQAEENLRLYKDESSRSKMLADSISAVAVDLHNRDNYLEASGKARLLAVQLDQETDPDKRAFLAHDLAMLNFVRQNFRKATNFFELSEVLPEHDIFYELSLKYAPFKSRDRDWLDPVELRDIILAIPARNDNVAYSMAFYYLRTKSKNLIKEKEVLPLIETLLDRLNHQGWYAEQTDTLSLEPTDKGWALSLARSPYVVFNLPLPVAKTETNVLNPLGLYSLDMSYSALSDPSHLNGTGIKVLDIRGITTWTRPQIRLLFGLQLETLIHSLDESDEFLAEILPDVELIRVNAAL from the coding sequence ATGGATAGCGACTACAAAGACCTTGGGGAGGAGTTTGCAACGCGATGGCGGGCGTTAGGTGACTTCTTCGATCCGGCTAACTGCACTTTTGATCCGGGAGAGCAGCGGGACTTGAACCCTATTCTGGAAGGGTTAAAACGTGAATCGAAACATTATACAGAACCGGTTTTTGTATGTGAAGGGGGGGAAAAACAGATTTTTAAGGTGCGGGATCTGCGGACCGACCGACTCGTGGCGATGGCCAAGCCGCTGAAAAGAGCGAGCGATTCAGATAAGGAGCAGTTTCTGCGGGAAGCGCGGCTGACTGCTTGTCTGCAGCACCCGAATATCATGTCTATTTATGATCAGGGAATTGATGAAGAGGGAGTTCCTTATTTCACCATGGAGTTTGTCCCCGGGGACAATCTTAAGGAGATTGTGGAGAAGCTTGTTGGCCGTGATCCCGAATATGTGAAGCGCTATCCACGTGAGCGTCTGCTCGAAATCTTTATCAAAATCTGTGATGCGGTTTCCTACGCCCACTCGCGGGGCGTAGTGCATCTGGATGTCAAGCCGGCGAATATTAAGGTGGGGCCTTTTGGCGAGGCGGTTCTCTGTGATTGGGGGCTTTCGAAAATTTTATCGAACGGATTTGATGAGGAGGGGATTGACGGAGGGCGTGCCGACGACCTTCCGAACAGCGATCTGCTTAACGATCTCACTCCCAGCGGAACCGTGAAGGGTACACCCGGATTTATTGCGCCGGAGCAGGTTGACGGTTCTGCTGTCATTTCGGAGCAGACTGATGTCTATGCCCTCGGGGCGGTGCTCTATTTTATTCTGGCCTATAGCCCGCCGATCAGTGGTGGCTCATTTCATGACATTCTCCGAAAAACCGTCAAAGGTGAACTGACTCCTTTGTCGAAATCGGCTTCGGGACGGTTTATTCCCAAAGGGCTGGATGCTGTGGCCATGAAAGCACTTGAGTTGAAACTGGCCGATCGCTACGGCTCGGTACGTGAACTGCGGGAGGAGCTCGATCGGTTTCTTTTAGGCTTTGCCACCGAGGCCCAGCACGCGGGCTGGCTGGATCGAACCGTCTTGCTGTTTAAGCGCAGGCCGGTGGTATTCAGGGTCATCGGCATCTCCTGTGTTCTTCTTGTGCTGGTGTTGATTTTTTCGTTTGCGCGGGTGGTTCATGTCAAGCAACTCGCCGTTGCTGCCCGAGAGCAGGCCGAGGAAAATCTGCGCTTATACAAAGACGAATCCTCACGTTCAAAAATGCTTGCTGACAGTATCAGTGCCGTTGCGGTGGATCTGCATAATCGTGATAACTATCTTGAAGCGTCAGGAAAGGCACGTCTTCTGGCGGTGCAGCTTGATCAGGAGACCGATCCCGATAAACGAGCCTTCCTTGCTCATGATCTGGCCATGCTCAATTTTGTTCGCCAGAATTTTAGAAAGGCCACTAATTTTTTTGAACTTTCCGAGGTTCTTCCGGAGCACGATATTTTCTATGAGCTATCGCTCAAGTATGCGCCTTTCAAGTCGCGCGACAGGGATTGGCTGGATCCGGTCGAGCTGCGCGATATCATTCTGGCCATTCCGGCAAGAAACGACAATGTGGCCTACTCGATGGCGTTTTACTATCTGCGTACAAAGTCGAAGAATCTCATCAAGGAGAAAGAGGTTCTTCCATTGATTGAAACTCTGCTGGACCGCCTTAACCATCAGGGATGGTATGCGGAACAAACGGATACGCTTTCGTTGGAGCCTACGGATAAGGGGTGGGCATTATCGCTGGCGCGGAGTCCTTATGTTGTATTCAATCTTCCGCTTCCAGTGGCCAAAACTGAAACCAATGTTCTCAATCCGCTTGGTCTCTATTCGCTGGATATGAGTTATAGCGCATTGTCAGATCCAAGTCATTTGAACGGAACGGGAATCAAGGTGCTGGATATTCGCGGCATCACCACGTGGACGCGTCCGCAGATTCGTCTGCTGTTCGGATTACAACTTGAAACGCTGATTCATTCACTGGATGAGTCAGATGAGTTTCTTGCTGAAATTCTTCCGGATGTTGAGCTGATCCGCGTGAATGCGGCTTTGTAA
- a CDS encoding RNA polymerase sigma factor, whose amino-acid sequence MDHSDNSTQTYSTRKTLIERVKDQYNESAWKEFANIYTHYIYAVIRNMNISEHDTEEIHQKVMVKLWKKLPQMDTDQIRRFRSYLAMVAKNEVKQFIRSRSRRQDRETRAVADASMNYLNSIRLPEIEKIAEREWQIHLTNLALKKIEPHFSKKAMEVFRLSIEGVPPDEIARRTGIARNSINTLKARVKSRFFAEIQQLREDLQ is encoded by the coding sequence ATGGATCATTCAGATAACAGCACCCAAACCTACTCAACCCGAAAAACACTGATTGAACGGGTGAAGGATCAGTATAACGAGTCCGCGTGGAAAGAGTTTGCCAATATCTACACGCACTATATCTACGCCGTGATCCGAAACATGAATATTTCCGAACACGACACCGAGGAAATTCACCAGAAGGTGATGGTTAAACTGTGGAAAAAGCTGCCTCAAATGGATACGGATCAGATTCGTCGCTTCCGCAGTTATCTGGCAATGGTCGCCAAAAATGAAGTCAAACAGTTCATTCGTTCACGGTCGCGCAGACAGGATCGGGAAACCCGGGCGGTGGCTGATGCCTCGATGAATTACCTTAATTCAATCCGCCTGCCCGAAATCGAGAAGATTGCCGAAAGAGAGTGGCAGATTCACCTTACCAATCTGGCCTTGAAAAAAATAGAACCGCACTTCAGCAAAAAGGCGATGGAGGTTTTCCGGCTGAGCATAGAGGGAGTCCCTCCCGATGAAATCGCACGGCGAACCGGCATTGCCCGCAACTCAATCAATACCCTGAAAGCCCGGGTAAAGTCCCGTTTCTTTGCAGAAATCCAACAGTTGCGCGAGGATCTGCAGTAA